CCAGCCCCGTGGTGTGAACTGCGCCGAGTGTCACGGTGAGAGCGGTGAGGGGAAAGTCATTGTCGAGTTCAGGGATATTCACGGGAAAAAGGTCCTCAGAGGCCCTGACATCCGAAAAGAGAGCCTGGCCTCCATGATCAACTCCGTCAACAGCTACCATAAGATTATGCCCCGCTATTACCTGACTGATGAAGAGGTAAAGGCGATCTACGATTATCTGCAGAAAAAAAACAGTGAATATCTCGATGAGAGTGAAGAGGGGAATACAACGAAATAGGTTATAATAATCCTTTAGTGAACCTCTAAAAATTTATAGAAGGACTTTGATATGCATCTTCACAGAACACTCATTACACTCTCTTTGACAGCCACTATGGCTTTGGCCTCTTCTCTGGCAGTCTATCAGGATAGTGCCGTTTACGGTTATATTCCCAAAAATACCTTCATCGGTTTTGCCAAGAATGTCAAAGCCAAATGCAAAGGATATGAAACCGCACTTCTGACCCAAATAAACTGTCCTCCGGAGGACAGACTCTGCAAAGAGCTCAAAAGTATGAAAAAGACGGCACAGGAACTCAAAGCGGTACAAACCAATATTGCTTTGCTTAACACATTCGTTTCTCTGCCTCAACCTGCTTCTCTCGATGCCCAAAAATGGATAGAAGCTGCAAAACGTGTCAGTGAGGAGCAGGCTAAGCTCTCTATGGATGATACACGTCTTAAAAATACGCTTCAGCTACAGTCACAGGCTTTCAGAAAACAGGCACCGGTACAGAATGCACTTTATCTCTCAAAAGAGTGTACAAATGATCTTACCCTTGAACTGCCATATGGACAGGTTGCCTTTTCAACCTATTATGAGGCACAGATGGAAAAGGACAAAGAGATCGAAG
This DNA window, taken from Sulfurovum lithotrophicum, encodes the following:
- a CDS encoding c-type cytochrome — protein: MKRLLFLLPFLLCADEDFISHYEYGEMLYNQPRGVNCAECHGESGEGKVIVEFRDIHGKKVLRGPDIRKESLASMINSVNSYHKIMPRYYLTDEEVKAIYDYLQKKNSEYLDESEEGNTTK